The Thermanaerovibrio acidaminovorans DSM 6589 genome contains a region encoding:
- the arcD gene encoding arginine-ornithine antiporter, with the protein MSDKKLGLFSLVALVIGSMIGAGVFSLPSDIARSAGPGAIALGWLITGIGMIALALTYQALANRKPELDGGIYSYAKAGFGDFIGFNSAWGYWLSAWLGNVAFLVLLFEAIAYFFPVFENKTMAVLGASVILWGIHFLVLRGVRDAAIVNLITTVGKLVPIIFFAIVAVISFKADIFNADFWGTGGGFDMAKVMEQVRSTMMVTLWVFIGVEGAVVLSGRAERKSDVGKATVLGLVATLALYVIISLASLGVMPKDELTKLANPTTAYILKSVVGNWGATLINLGLIISLSGATLGWTLLAAEIPYVAAKDKVLPSFFAKENENKAPVNSLWITNGLIQLFLIITLFSESTYQALYTIASAAILVPYLFSALYQLKLSSTGEGYASGESKAFELFISAVASVYALWLIYAAGLEYLLMCAILYAPGAIFYWKAKREAGAKAFGPIETVLLMGLMAAAVTAIYLMSKGVISPL; encoded by the coding sequence ATGTCCGACAAGAAGCTAGGTCTCTTCTCCCTGGTGGCCCTGGTCATCGGGTCCATGATAGGGGCAGGGGTCTTCTCCCTCCCCTCCGACATAGCCCGCTCCGCCGGCCCGGGGGCCATCGCCCTGGGATGGCTCATAACCGGCATAGGCATGATCGCCCTGGCGCTGACATACCAGGCGCTGGCCAACCGCAAGCCCGAGCTGGATGGGGGCATCTACAGCTACGCCAAGGCGGGCTTCGGGGACTTCATCGGCTTCAACTCCGCCTGGGGCTACTGGCTAAGCGCCTGGCTGGGCAACGTGGCCTTCCTGGTCCTCCTCTTCGAAGCCATCGCCTACTTCTTCCCCGTATTCGAGAACAAGACCATGGCGGTGCTGGGCGCCTCGGTGATCCTCTGGGGCATCCACTTCCTGGTGCTACGGGGCGTCCGAGACGCGGCCATCGTCAACCTCATAACCACCGTTGGCAAGCTGGTGCCCATCATCTTCTTCGCCATCGTGGCGGTGATCAGCTTCAAGGCTGACATATTCAACGCGGACTTCTGGGGCACCGGCGGCGGCTTCGACATGGCCAAGGTTATGGAGCAGGTCCGGAGCACCATGATGGTCACCCTCTGGGTCTTCATCGGCGTCGAGGGAGCGGTGGTCCTCTCCGGCCGGGCGGAGCGCAAGTCCGACGTGGGTAAGGCCACGGTGCTGGGCCTGGTGGCCACCCTGGCCCTCTACGTGATCATCTCCCTGGCCTCCCTGGGGGTCATGCCCAAGGATGAGCTCACCAAGCTGGCCAACCCCACCACCGCCTACATCCTGAAGAGCGTGGTGGGCAACTGGGGGGCCACCCTGATCAACCTGGGGCTCATCATATCCCTCTCGGGGGCCACCCTTGGCTGGACCTTGCTGGCGGCGGAGATACCCTACGTGGCCGCCAAGGACAAGGTGCTCCCCTCCTTCTTCGCCAAGGAGAACGAGAACAAGGCCCCGGTCAACTCCCTCTGGATAACCAATGGGCTCATCCAGCTATTCCTCATAATCACCCTCTTCTCTGAGAGCACCTACCAGGCCCTCTACACCATCGCCAGCGCCGCCATCCTGGTCCCATACCTATTCAGCGCCCTCTACCAGCTGAAGCTGTCCTCCACCGGAGAGGGCTACGCCAGCGGCGAGTCCAAGGCCTTCGAGCTCTTCATCAGTGCCGTGGCGTCCGTCTACGCCCTGTGGCTCATCTACGCGGCGGGGCTGGAGTACCTGCTCATGTGCGCCATCCTCTACGCCCCGGGAGCCATCTTCTACTGGAAGGCCAAGAGGGAAGCGGGAGCAAAGGCCTTTGGCCCCATAGAGACCGTCCTCCTCATGGGACTGATGGCTGCGGCGGTGACCGCCATCTACCTCATGTCCAAGGGAGTCATAAGCCCCCTCTAA
- a CDS encoding PRD domain-containing protein, giving the protein MLRVSKVLNNNVVIASHASGWETVLVGRGIGFGRKVGDPVEESWAEKVFVLKDPKERLRYAKVLAEIDGSFAALVAQGIAIMEDHLGVPLGERIHASLTDHLFFAVKRLREGIAVRNPFAREVAAMYPKEHAASQAMLRWLSEEVHLDMPDDEAAFVALHVHSAMGGEDLGRVAWKNRVISELVAITEESLGFRLDRLSPHYMRFIRHLSFSIDRVEGGIEGDLEGDPISTLEETMKRENPVPYGIALKLCLYMRNALDRPIPPAEVVYLTIHIHRLYNSKQRDK; this is encoded by the coding sequence ATGCTTAGGGTGAGCAAGGTCCTCAACAACAACGTGGTTATAGCCTCTCACGCCTCCGGATGGGAGACTGTCCTGGTGGGCCGGGGGATAGGTTTCGGCCGCAAGGTTGGGGATCCGGTGGAGGAGTCGTGGGCGGAGAAGGTGTTCGTACTCAAGGATCCCAAGGAGCGGCTCCGCTACGCCAAGGTGCTGGCGGAGATCGACGGCTCCTTCGCCGCCCTGGTGGCCCAGGGGATAGCCATAATGGAGGATCACCTGGGGGTGCCTCTGGGGGAGCGGATCCATGCGAGCCTAACGGACCACCTGTTCTTCGCGGTGAAGCGTCTCCGGGAGGGGATAGCGGTGCGGAACCCCTTCGCCCGGGAGGTGGCGGCCATGTACCCCAAGGAGCACGCCGCCTCCCAGGCCATGCTTAGGTGGCTTTCCGAGGAGGTCCACCTGGACATGCCCGATGACGAGGCGGCCTTCGTCGCGCTGCACGTTCACAGCGCCATGGGGGGAGAGGACCTTGGGCGGGTGGCCTGGAAGAACCGGGTCATATCCGAGCTGGTGGCCATCACCGAGGAGTCCCTGGGGTTCAGGCTGGACCGGCTGAGTCCCCACTACATGCGGTTCATAAGGCATCTCAGCTTCTCCATCGACCGGGTGGAGGGGGGGATCGAGGGGGATCTGGAGGGTGATCCCATCTCCACTCTGGAGGAGACCATGAAGAGGGAGAACCCGGTCCCCTACGGCATAGCCCTTAAGCTGTGCCTGTACATGAGGAACGCCCTGGACAGGCCCATACCTCCCGCGGAGGTGGTATACTTGACCATCCACATCCATAGGCTGTATAATTCCAAACAGCGAGATAAGTAA
- the mgtE gene encoding magnesium transporter, translating into MRVAEAKTLDKYDDIAAFLFENPAQFLSVIREAHPAAVAEYLADLPQPEAIGILKSLDPSRQAEILSHLDEDLQLKVFQELSRDEKVALLLEMSPDDRADLFKALPEDYREALLPALAQAEREDIRRLCSYEEGTAGAVMTSDYATISPDMTAAEAIEHLREIAPDSETIYYTYVVDDQHRLLGFVSLRELILAPRDAKVSSFMKRDPIFVRVSDDQEEAARKIQKYDLIALPVLNEEDVMVGIITHDDAIDIITQEQTEDIEKLMAIGGAHGDTPYLKTPAWVHFKNRATWIVALAALGFVSGMIIHSFESTLMSLMILALYMPMVADTGGNTGSQAATVVVRALALGEISYEDIFKVLFKEFKVSLMLAVVLGLISWGKVMFLSQDASIPDGFSLGAIAIAIALALSIQVVSATLVGAVLPMLAHRFGQDPAVVASPALTTVVDITGLIIYFNTAKLILGI; encoded by the coding sequence ATGAGGGTAGCGGAGGCCAAGACCCTCGACAAGTACGACGACATAGCCGCTTTTCTCTTCGAGAACCCCGCCCAGTTCCTCTCGGTCATAAGGGAGGCCCACCCCGCCGCGGTGGCGGAGTATCTGGCGGACCTTCCCCAGCCGGAGGCCATAGGCATACTCAAGAGCCTGGACCCGTCCCGCCAGGCGGAGATACTGAGCCACCTGGACGAGGACCTTCAGCTGAAGGTCTTCCAGGAGCTATCCAGGGACGAGAAGGTGGCTCTCCTGCTGGAGATGTCCCCCGACGACCGGGCGGACCTCTTCAAGGCGTTGCCGGAGGACTATCGGGAGGCCTTGCTTCCCGCCCTGGCCCAGGCGGAGAGGGAGGACATACGGAGGCTCTGCTCCTACGAGGAGGGCACCGCAGGGGCGGTCATGACCTCCGACTACGCCACCATATCCCCTGACATGACCGCCGCGGAGGCCATAGAGCACCTGAGGGAGATAGCCCCGGACAGCGAGACCATCTACTACACCTACGTGGTGGATGACCAGCACCGGCTCTTGGGCTTCGTTTCCCTGAGGGAGCTGATCCTGGCCCCCCGGGACGCCAAGGTATCGTCTTTCATGAAGAGGGATCCCATCTTCGTCCGAGTGAGCGACGACCAGGAGGAGGCGGCCCGGAAGATCCAGAAGTACGACCTAATAGCCCTGCCGGTGTTGAATGAGGAGGACGTGATGGTGGGGATAATAACCCACGATGACGCCATCGACATAATAACCCAGGAGCAGACCGAGGACATCGAGAAGCTGATGGCCATAGGCGGAGCCCACGGGGACACGCCGTACCTTAAGACCCCCGCCTGGGTCCACTTCAAGAACCGGGCCACCTGGATAGTGGCCCTGGCGGCCCTGGGCTTCGTGTCCGGCATGATAATCCACTCTTTCGAGTCCACCCTGATGAGCCTCATGATCCTGGCCCTCTACATGCCCATGGTGGCGGACACGGGGGGCAACACGGGCAGTCAGGCGGCCACGGTGGTTGTCCGGGCCCTGGCCCTGGGGGAGATCTCCTACGAGGACATCTTCAAAGTGCTGTTCAAGGAGTTCAAGGTGTCCCTGATGCTGGCGGTGGTGCTGGGGCTCATCTCCTGGGGCAAGGTGATGTTCCTATCCCAGGATGCCAGCATCCCTGATGGTTTCTCCCTTGGGGCCATAGCCATCGCCATAGCCCTGGCCCTGTCCATCCAGGTGGTCTCCGCCACTCTGGTGGGGGCGGTGTTGCCCATGCTGGCCCACAGGTTCGGCCAGGACCCGGCGGTGGTTGCCAGCCCGGCGCTCACCACCGTGGTGGACATAACGGGACTCATCATATACTTCAATACCGCCAAGTTAATATTGGGTATATGA
- a CDS encoding ribonucleoside-triphosphate reductase — protein MDILERVNGFIEGLPGRFEPKGDVFCLEAVIAERKAFLSKQKLTYYARFKVDGAKGLVTFTEKLEERKSGLGAGGVDESVGTGFKGWKTSSSADGLEGVMEEQSRLFGEKYQYSFDFKRVREAVRRAAEEAGFSFEYRLWGKL, from the coding sequence ATGGACATTTTAGAGAGAGTCAACGGGTTCATAGAGGGCCTGCCGGGCCGGTTCGAGCCCAAGGGGGACGTTTTCTGTCTGGAGGCGGTTATAGCCGAGAGGAAGGCCTTCCTCTCCAAGCAGAAGCTGACCTACTACGCCCGCTTCAAGGTGGACGGCGCCAAGGGCTTGGTGACCTTCACGGAGAAGCTGGAGGAGCGGAAGTCCGGACTGGGGGCCGGCGGGGTGGATGAGAGCGTCGGGACGGGCTTCAAGGGCTGGAAGACCTCCTCATCCGCCGACGGCCTGGAGGGTGTCATGGAGGAGCAGTCCAGGCTCTTCGGGGAGAAGTATCAGTACTCCTTCGATTTCAAGCGGGTGAGGGAGGCGGTCAGGAGGGCGGCGGAGGAGGCGGGCTTCTCCTTCGAGTACCGGCTTTGGGGGAAGCTCTAG
- the ptsG gene encoding glucose-specific PTS transporter subunit IIBC, with amino-acid sequence MLKDSFSKLQRIGQALMLPVAILPAAGFLLAIGFSLKSPTVLEMAPFLAGPGWSKLANVMASAGGVVFSNLPLLFAVGVAVGLTGLSGVAALASIVCFLVMNSTMSAIGDFTVDMVLKGNNPAYALVMGIPTLQTGVFGGILCGLVGAWCYDRFYKIELPQFLGFFAGKRFVPIASAFAGFLLGIVMFFLWPFAQRGLNGFSGAIMGSAMPLAVFMFGMIKRLLIPFGLHHIFYAPFWFEFGEYTNLAGQVIRGDINIFFAQLKDGVPLTAGFFLGGEFPIMMFGLPAAALAIYQNAKPENRKLVGGLLASAALTSFLTGITEPIEFSFLFASPLLYFIHAALDGLSFLILYILKIHLGYTFSGGAIDFALFGILPGKERWYVAVLVGLCFAVAYYAIFTFFIRFFDLKTPGREDVQESNGVSSSRSNTELAGKVLEALGGAGNLDKLDACITRLRISVRDPKMVDKEALKALGATGVMQVDRNFQAIFGTASEAIKEEILHLVGSPKRQTVSVASPMAGKLVDLSQVPDKTFSERMVGDGFAVVPQDGKVLSPVDGKVTLIFPTKHALGIVSDQGVEVLVHVGIDTVKLNGEGFVAHVSQGDRVKKGQLILEADLNVIGQKAPSVITPVIFTNLKEGGSVRIAKEKVNAGEDAVEVTL; translated from the coding sequence GTGTTGAAGGATTCGTTCAGTAAGCTTCAGCGGATAGGGCAGGCACTTATGTTGCCGGTGGCCATACTGCCCGCGGCGGGTTTCCTGTTGGCCATCGGTTTCAGCCTCAAGAGCCCTACGGTGTTGGAGATGGCCCCGTTCCTGGCGGGGCCCGGGTGGAGCAAGCTGGCCAACGTGATGGCCTCCGCGGGTGGGGTGGTGTTCTCCAACCTGCCGCTCCTCTTCGCGGTGGGTGTTGCGGTGGGGCTGACGGGCCTCTCCGGGGTGGCGGCGTTGGCCTCCATCGTTTGCTTCCTGGTGATGAACTCCACCATGAGCGCCATAGGGGACTTCACGGTCGACATGGTACTCAAGGGGAACAACCCCGCCTACGCGCTGGTCATGGGGATCCCCACCCTGCAGACCGGGGTCTTCGGGGGCATCCTTTGCGGCCTGGTGGGGGCCTGGTGCTACGACCGGTTCTACAAGATAGAGTTGCCCCAGTTCCTGGGCTTCTTCGCCGGCAAGCGGTTCGTCCCCATAGCCAGCGCCTTCGCCGGGTTCCTCCTGGGGATCGTCATGTTCTTCCTCTGGCCCTTCGCCCAGAGGGGGCTCAACGGCTTCTCTGGCGCCATCATGGGGTCCGCCATGCCCCTTGCGGTTTTCATGTTCGGTATGATCAAGAGGCTACTGATCCCCTTCGGCCTTCACCACATCTTCTACGCCCCCTTCTGGTTCGAGTTCGGTGAGTACACCAACCTGGCGGGGCAGGTGATCCGGGGGGACATCAACATCTTCTTTGCCCAGCTGAAGGACGGGGTGCCCCTCACCGCCGGGTTCTTCCTGGGGGGCGAGTTCCCCATAATGATGTTCGGGCTCCCCGCAGCGGCGCTGGCCATATACCAGAACGCCAAGCCGGAGAACCGGAAGCTGGTGGGTGGGCTTCTGGCCTCCGCGGCGCTCACCTCGTTCCTCACCGGCATAACGGAGCCCATCGAGTTCTCCTTCCTCTTTGCCTCTCCGCTCCTCTACTTCATCCACGCCGCCCTGGACGGGCTCTCGTTCCTCATCCTCTACATCCTTAAGATCCACCTGGGCTACACCTTCTCCGGCGGAGCCATCGATTTCGCCCTCTTCGGCATCCTGCCCGGCAAGGAGAGGTGGTACGTGGCGGTGCTGGTGGGGCTCTGCTTCGCGGTGGCCTACTACGCCATATTTACCTTCTTCATCCGTTTCTTCGACCTGAAGACCCCCGGCAGGGAGGACGTGCAGGAGTCCAACGGTGTTTCCTCCTCCAGGTCCAACACTGAGCTGGCGGGCAAGGTGCTGGAGGCCCTGGGCGGGGCGGGCAACCTGGACAAGCTGGACGCCTGCATAACCAGGCTTAGGATATCCGTCAGGGACCCCAAGATGGTGGACAAGGAGGCGCTTAAGGCCCTGGGCGCCACGGGGGTCATGCAGGTGGACCGGAACTTCCAGGCCATCTTCGGCACCGCCTCGGAGGCGATCAAGGAGGAGATCCTGCACCTGGTGGGATCCCCCAAGCGGCAGACCGTGTCCGTGGCCTCCCCCATGGCGGGCAAGCTGGTGGACCTTTCCCAGGTGCCGGACAAGACCTTCAGCGAGAGGATGGTGGGGGACGGTTTCGCGGTGGTGCCCCAGGACGGCAAGGTGCTCTCCCCGGTGGACGGCAAGGTGACCTTGATCTTCCCCACCAAGCACGCCTTAGGGATAGTGTCCGATCAGGGGGTGGAGGTGCTGGTCCACGTTGGAATAGACACGGTGAAGCTGAACGGCGAGGGCTTCGTGGCCCACGTGTCCCAGGGGGATCGGGTAAAGAAGGGGCAGCTCATCCTGGAGGCGGACCTGAACGTGATAGGTCAGAAGGCCCCGTCGGTGATCACCCCGGTGATCTTCACCAACCTGAAGGAGGGCGGTTCGGTCAGGATCGCCAAGGAGAAGGTGAATGCCGGTGAGGACGCGGTGGAGGTCACCCTGTAG
- the crcB gene encoding fluoride efflux transporter CrcB — translation MEALYVALGGGAGALARYLMSTGVQQRVNGVGFPVGTVVVNIVGCFLAGFVWTLLSYREVDHHIRLALMVGFLGGFTTFSSFALETVNMLRQSNPFYAVLNVLIQNGAGILSLWMGALVGGFTG, via the coding sequence ATGGAGGCTCTTTACGTTGCCCTGGGGGGAGGCGCCGGGGCGTTGGCCCGGTACCTCATGTCCACCGGGGTCCAGCAGCGGGTGAATGGAGTAGGTTTCCCGGTGGGCACCGTGGTGGTCAACATAGTGGGTTGCTTTCTGGCGGGCTTCGTGTGGACCCTGCTCTCCTATCGGGAGGTGGATCACCACATACGCCTGGCCCTCATGGTTGGCTTCCTTGGGGGGTTCACCACCTTCTCCAGCTTCGCCCTTGAGACGGTGAACATGCTTCGCCAGTCCAACCCCTTCTACGCGGTCCTGAACGTGCTGATCCAGAACGGGGCGGGGATCCTGTCCCTCTGGATGGGGGCCCTGGTGGGTGGCTTCACCGGCTAG